The following are from one region of the Primulina eburnea isolate SZY01 chromosome 17, ASM2296580v1, whole genome shotgun sequence genome:
- the LOC140818411 gene encoding uncharacterized protein isoform X2, which produces MPTLNLFINTPVDGVVASDILKDATKAVAETIGKPESYVLILVNGGVQISFGGSEEPAAYGELISIGGLSPSVNGKLSSIIAEILQTKLSIDSSRFYIKFYDVHGSFVGYNGSTF; this is translated from the exons ATGCCCACATTGAATTTGTTCATCAATACACCAGTTGATGGAGTAGTTGCTTCTGATATTCTCAAAGACGCCACCAAAGCTGTCGCCGAAACCATCGGCAAGCCTGAATCC TATGTGCTGATATTGGTTAATGGAGGAGTCCAAATTTCATTCGGCGGGAGTGAAGAGCCAGCTGCTTATGGGGAACTAATATCCATAGGAGGTCTTAGCCCGAGCGTCAACGGCAAACTCAGTTCAATTATAGCTGAGATTCTGCAAACCAAACTTTCTATTGACAGTTCCCGTTTTTACATCAAGTTTTACGACGTTCAT GGCTCATTCGTTGGATACAATGGCTCAACTTTTTGA
- the LOC140818411 gene encoding uncharacterized protein isoform X1 produces the protein MPTLNLFINTPVDGVVASDILKDATKAVAETIGKPESDSLVSQYVLILVNGGVQISFGGSEEPAAYGELISIGGLSPSVNGKLSSIIAEILQTKLSIDSSRFYIKFYDVHGSFVGYNGSTF, from the exons ATGCCCACATTGAATTTGTTCATCAATACACCAGTTGATGGAGTAGTTGCTTCTGATATTCTCAAAGACGCCACCAAAGCTGTCGCCGAAACCATCGGCAAGCCTGAATCC GATTCGTTGGTTTCGCAGTATGTGCTGATATTGGTTAATGGAGGAGTCCAAATTTCATTCGGCGGGAGTGAAGAGCCAGCTGCTTATGGGGAACTAATATCCATAGGAGGTCTTAGCCCGAGCGTCAACGGCAAACTCAGTTCAATTATAGCTGAGATTCTGCAAACCAAACTTTCTATTGACAGTTCCCGTTTTTACATCAAGTTTTACGACGTTCAT GGCTCATTCGTTGGATACAATGGCTCAACTTTTTGA